In Vigna angularis cultivar LongXiaoDou No.4 chromosome 8, ASM1680809v1, whole genome shotgun sequence, one DNA window encodes the following:
- the LOC108345281 gene encoding cytochrome P450 736A117 → MSTSLHENSSIWFFLPIATLIIFFLRTVIKCSHNFNSAMARKTLPPSPPKLPIIGNLHQLGTLTHRTLHSFAQTYGPLMLLHFGKVPVLVVSTAEAAREVMKTHDLVFSNRPHRKMFDIFLYDSKDVASAPYGNYWRQIRSISVLHLLSAKKVQSFGAVREEEISIMMDKIKQCCCSVTPVNLTDLFSTVSNDIVCRAALGRRYSRGEGSKFWEPMNEMMKLLGAPVIGDCIPWLDWVGRVNGMYGRAKRLAKQLDEFFDEVVDEHESRRGHDVHGDDDDDEHNDLVDILLRIQKTNALGFQIDKTIIKAIILDMFVAGTETSSTILGWIMTELLRHPNVMQKLKDEIRNVVNGRTRITEEDLNSMPYLKAVIKESFRLHPPVPLLLPRESMEDAKVMDYDIAAGTEIIVNAWAIARDPCYWEKAEEFEAERFLKSSIDVKGHDFEVIPFGAGRRGCPGIMFAMNVIELVIANLVHQFNWEVPSGVVGDQTLDVTETAGLTSHRKFPIIAFASYHA, encoded by the exons ATGTCAACTTCTCTGCATGAAAACTCTTCAATCTGGTTTTTCCTTCCAATCGCTACCTTAATCATCTTCTTTTTACGGACTGTCATCAAATGCAGTCATAATTTCAATTCTGCAATGGCCAGAAAAACCTTACCACCATCTCCTCCAAAGCTTCCAATAATAGGAAATCTCCACCAACTTGGCACTCTCACTCACCGCACTCTCCATTCCTTTGCCCAAACCTATGGCCCTTTAATGTTACTTCACTTTGGAAAGGTGCCAGTTCTTGTTGTCTCAACGGCCGAGGCAGCTCGTGAGGTTATGAAAACCCATGACCTTGTTTTCTCCAATAGACCACATCGTAAGATGTTTGATATCTTCCTTTACGATTCCAAAGATGTGGCATCTGCTCCATATGGCAACTACTGGAGGCAGATAAGGAGTATCTCTGTCTTGCATCTTCTCAGTGCAAAAAAGGTTCAATCCTTCGGTGCAGTGAGAGAAGAGGAAATCTCCATAATGATGGATAAGATTAAGCAGTGTTGTTGTTCTGTGACGCCTGTGAATTTAACTGATTTATTTTCTACCGTCTCAAATGACATAGTGTGCAGAGCTGCTCTCGGAAGGAGATACAGCAGAGGAGAAGGGAGTAAGTTTTGGGAGCCAATGAATGAGATGATGAAACTGTTGGGTGCTCCAGTTATAGGGGATTGTATACCTTGGCTTGATTGGGTGGGAAGAGTTAATGGAATGTATGGTAGGGCAAAGAGATTGGCTAAACAGCTTGATGAATTTTTTGATGAAGTTGTTGATGAGCATGAAAGTAGAAGAGGGCATGATGTgcatggtgatgatgatgacgacgaaCATAATGATTTGGTGGACATTTTGCTGAGGATCCAAAAGACAAACGCCTTGGGATTCCAGAttgataaaacaatcataaagGCTATAATCCTG GATATGTTTGTCGCAGGCACTGAAACTAGCTCCACAATCCTAGGATGGATAATGACAGAACTCTTGAGGCACCCAAATGTGATGCAGAAGCTAAAAGATGAGATAAGGAATGTGGTTAATGGTAGAACTCGCATAACTGAGGAAGATTTAAACAGCATGCCTTATTTGAAAGCAGTGATTAAAGAAAGTTTTCGATTACATCCCCCAGTTCCCCTGTTGCTTCCAAGGGAATCCATGGAAGATGCCAAAGTGATGGACTATGACATTGCAGCAGGCACAGAAATAATAGTTAATGCTTGGGCAATAGCAAGAGATCCTTGTTATTGGGAGAAAGCTGAAGAGTTTGAAGCAGAAAGATTCTTAAAGAGTTCAATAGATGTGAAAGGACATGATTTTGAAGTGATACCATTTGGAGCAGGAAGAAGGGGTTGTCCAGGAATAATGTTTGCCATGAATGTGATTGAGTTGGTCATAGCAAACCTTGTTCATCAGTTTAATTGGGAAGTGCCAAGTGGAGTAGTGGGAGATCAGACACTCGACGTGACTGAAACTGCAGGGTTGACCAGTCATAGAAAATTTCCTATCATAGCATTTGCGTCCTACCATGCATAA